One genomic window of Thermococcus indicus includes the following:
- a CDS encoding respiratory chain complex I subunit 1 family protein, with protein sequence MNAQDAAPIIVPLMVPFIDGVARKVRAVIQKRVGPSIVQSWYDLLSFLRIECNSPVDSLTFRLAPYIAFASAIGMLLFLPFGEKAPFGFEGDVIAFIYVFTMFSAAVVMGALSVPSSYTSAGAGREVTMSIVFKPLFAVVIGIFAMKTGALTIEGMASALKPSISVLGAYLLLIYLTYVEAGFVPYDIAEAETELLGGPLAEYSGRLFAIMLWAFQIKRFAMIWLLASMLVLPFVSGSTVLLFQCGAFALLFLGMVVYEAMSARYRIDQAVRNGTMALTLGIFFLLVGWMGW encoded by the coding sequence ATGAACGCTCAGGACGCCGCCCCAATCATCGTGCCTCTGATGGTCCCTTTCATTGATGGGGTTGCAAGAAAGGTCCGAGCAGTGATTCAGAAGCGTGTCGGCCCATCGATTGTCCAGAGCTGGTACGACCTGCTGAGCTTTTTGAGGATAGAATGTAACTCCCCCGTGGATTCCCTGACATTCAGACTGGCCCCCTACATTGCCTTTGCGAGCGCCATAGGGATGCTCCTGTTCCTGCCCTTTGGAGAAAAGGCACCCTTTGGGTTCGAGGGGGACGTCATAGCCTTTATCTACGTCTTCACGATGTTCTCAGCCGCTGTCGTGATGGGGGCTCTGAGCGTTCCCAGCTCCTACACATCTGCCGGTGCCGGCAGGGAGGTCACGATGTCCATAGTGTTCAAACCGCTTTTCGCGGTTGTTATTGGAATATTCGCGATGAAAACCGGTGCTTTAACCATAGAGGGCATGGCGTCAGCATTAAAACCCTCAATATCAGTACTCGGCGCATACCTTCTGCTGATTTATCTGACGTACGTTGAGGCTGGTTTCGTGCCGTATGACATAGCCGAAGCGGAAACGGAGCTCCTCGGTGGTCCCCTTGCTGAGTACAGCGGAAGACTGTTTGCGATTATGTTGTGGGCGTTCCAGATAAAGCGGTTCGCCATGATATGGTTGCTGGCGTCAATGCTCGTCCTTCCATTCGTGAGCGGTAGTACTGTGTTACTGTTCCAGTGCGGTGCGTTTGCACTCCTTTTCCTTGGAATGGTCGTGTATGAGGCGATGAGTGCCCGCTACCGCATCGATCAGGCCGTTAGAAATGGGACCATGGCCTTGACCCTCGGAATTTTCTTCCTGCTCGTTGGATGGATGGGGTGGTAA
- a CDS encoding hydrogenase large subunit, which translates to MIAEFEARFGPILEKRTLGEKKVLYTIMARPEDFQNMVRSLLAGQNVRLFTMVGTDERAVEDAFSITYWFADTSKGELLGVRLYVPEDKPVFPSVAQFHRGALWFEREVQDLLGVEAEGLPDRRRLILPDDWPEGVYPLREDFKYSESPPGEKRYPYARPPEGTSVHAIGPYHIALDEPAHFRLFVRGEEIVGVDYRGFYSHRGIEKLARGRLNYNQVCFIAERICGICGFCHSTAYAQAIEEAAGIEVPERAEYIRTLLLELERLHSHFLWIGVAAHLVGFDTAFMEVWRIRERVMWLAERLTGNRKTYGLVVVGGVRRDLLDYRRELVERELDVMKREFNDVVEFLLSSAGFIKRCEGVGVLSKEKARAWDTCGPVARASGVDYDVRRDFPYAAYRDLSFEVPVEKEGDVLARAIVRIEEVRQSISIIKQVLDAMPGGGILADFGDIPEGAEGISAVEAPRGENVHYILAGDRNTIYRWRVKAATYNNLQTVPDMLVGYTIADAPLIIASIDPCYSCTERVQVVDIESGKSKVVRLGVGICR; encoded by the coding sequence ATGATAGCGGAGTTTGAGGCTAGGTTTGGGCCGATCCTTGAAAAGAGAACTCTCGGCGAGAAAAAAGTGCTGTACACGATAATGGCGAGGCCAGAGGACTTTCAGAATATGGTTAGGTCCCTTCTCGCTGGGCAGAATGTAAGGCTCTTTACAATGGTTGGGACTGACGAAAGGGCGGTCGAAGATGCATTCAGCATAACGTACTGGTTCGCGGATACCTCTAAGGGAGAACTCCTGGGCGTGAGGCTATACGTCCCCGAGGACAAGCCGGTGTTTCCGAGCGTGGCCCAGTTCCATAGGGGCGCTCTATGGTTCGAGAGGGAAGTTCAGGATCTTCTCGGCGTTGAGGCGGAGGGTCTGCCGGATCGGAGGAGGTTGATACTGCCCGACGACTGGCCGGAGGGTGTTTATCCCCTCAGGGAGGACTTCAAGTACTCGGAAAGCCCGCCGGGCGAGAAGAGGTATCCCTACGCCCGACCTCCCGAAGGCACGAGTGTTCACGCGATAGGGCCGTACCACATCGCCCTCGACGAGCCGGCGCACTTCAGACTCTTTGTCAGGGGGGAGGAAATTGTAGGTGTCGATTACAGGGGCTTCTACTCCCACCGGGGAATTGAAAAGCTCGCGAGGGGCAGGCTGAACTACAACCAGGTGTGCTTCATAGCCGAGAGAATCTGCGGGATATGTGGTTTCTGTCATTCAACGGCCTACGCCCAGGCAATAGAGGAGGCCGCCGGAATAGAAGTTCCTGAGAGGGCCGAGTACATCAGAACACTGCTTCTCGAACTTGAACGGCTCCACTCCCACTTCCTGTGGATTGGTGTTGCGGCACATCTTGTGGGCTTTGACACCGCGTTCATGGAAGTCTGGCGTATAAGGGAGAGGGTCATGTGGCTGGCTGAGAGGCTAACCGGGAACAGAAAGACCTACGGGCTCGTCGTCGTTGGAGGCGTGAGGAGAGACCTCCTTGATTACCGAAGGGAGCTTGTGGAGAGGGAACTCGATGTAATGAAGAGGGAATTCAACGATGTTGTGGAGTTCCTCCTATCCTCCGCCGGGTTCATCAAAAGATGTGAAGGGGTTGGAGTGCTGTCAAAAGAAAAGGCGCGGGCCTGGGACACGTGTGGGCCGGTTGCAAGGGCGTCTGGTGTGGACTACGACGTCAGGAGGGACTTTCCCTACGCTGCATACAGGGATTTGAGCTTTGAAGTTCCGGTCGAGAAGGAAGGGGACGTTCTGGCGAGGGCCATTGTTAGGATAGAGGAGGTACGGCAGAGCATCTCAATAATTAAGCAGGTTCTCGACGCGATGCCCGGCGGGGGCATCTTAGCGGACTTTGGGGATATCCCGGAGGGAGCGGAAGGCATCTCAGCCGTGGAGGCCCCCAGGGGTGAGAACGTACACTACATCCTGGCGGGGGACAGAAATACCATCTACCGCTGGCGCGTGAAGGCCGCCACATACAACAACCTGCAAACTGTGCCGGACATGCTCGTCGGTTACACGATAGCGGACGCACCTTTGATTATAGCCAGCATCGACCCGTGTTACTCCTGCACTGAGAGGGTTCAGGTGGTTGATATCGAGAGTGGAAAGTCAAAGGTGGTGCGGCTGGGGGTGGGAATTTGCCGGTGA
- a CDS encoding 4Fe-4S dicluster domain-containing protein: MTKAYPFEPEEAPPEYRGIPWIDPVLCIGCGACANACPPNAILRIDDPENGTRRIVLDVGRCIRCARCEEVCPTGAVRLTAEFEAATDDRNDHVEIVELRLARCRGCGKYTCYTERQVEKVLSLIPRGILDFDRVREKLPLCSECKLKLTVLNATKFGEVEP, encoded by the coding sequence GTGACCAAGGCATACCCATTCGAGCCCGAAGAAGCTCCTCCGGAATACAGGGGCATCCCCTGGATAGACCCCGTGCTCTGCATAGGTTGCGGTGCCTGCGCCAACGCTTGTCCGCCGAACGCGATACTGAGGATAGACGACCCCGAAAACGGGACGAGAAGGATAGTGCTCGACGTGGGCAGGTGCATAAGGTGCGCCCGCTGCGAGGAAGTCTGCCCGACGGGTGCGGTCAGGCTCACCGCGGAGTTTGAGGCCGCCACCGATGACAGGAACGATCACGTGGAGATTGTTGAGCTGAGGCTCGCCAGGTGCAGGGGCTGCGGGAAGTATACCTGCTACACTGAAAGGCAGGTGGAGAAGGTACTGTCTCTGATTCCGAGGGGAATCCTTGACTTTGACAGGGTGAGGGAAAAACTCCCCCTCTGTTCCGAGTGCAAGCTGAAGCTGACGGTACTCAATGCCACCAAGTTCGGGGAGGTGGAGCCGTGA
- a CDS encoding NADH-quinone oxidoreductase subunit B family protein, which translates to MKSLWVFHVNTGACNGCDIEILDVLTPYYDIERLGVKLVPTPRHAHALLVTGPLTRQAYHAAKMAYEAMPPKPRIVIAVGTCACSGGIFHDSYALRREYRESLEYPLKGGTSEFLPVHLYIPGCPRGQRKSSTALRSSKTSWRKKSGKGGSVRAPSFSRGRASTRG; encoded by the coding sequence ATGAAATCCCTTTGGGTCTTCCACGTGAATACCGGGGCCTGCAACGGCTGCGACATAGAGATACTAGACGTGCTCACCCCATACTATGACATAGAGAGGCTCGGAGTAAAGCTCGTCCCAACGCCGAGGCACGCCCACGCCCTCCTGGTCACCGGACCCTTAACGAGGCAGGCATACCATGCGGCCAAGATGGCCTACGAAGCCATGCCACCAAAGCCGAGGATTGTCATAGCCGTAGGAACCTGTGCGTGTTCCGGAGGGATATTTCACGACAGCTACGCCCTGAGGCGCGAGTACAGGGAGTCCCTTGAATACCCTCTGAAGGGTGGAACCTCAGAGTTCCTGCCTGTGCACCTCTACATCCCAGGATGCCCCCGAGGCCAGAGGAAATCCTCTACGGCATTGCGCTCCTCAAAAACATCGTGGAGAAAAAAGTCAGGGAAAGGCGGTTCAGTGAGGGCACCTTCGTTCTCCCGAGGGAGAGCTTCAACGCGTGGGTAG
- a CDS encoding monovalent cation/H+ antiporter complex subunit F yields the protein MFEHTIPVLMALYGVAGVVYFIRVLLGPTVLDSILAGDCVSLDVALIALLVSVYYENNLLAGGAFFLVLWAFVLDVFASKYLVKGEVGV from the coding sequence ATGTTTGAGCACACAATTCCCGTCCTGATGGCGCTCTACGGAGTTGCCGGGGTAGTCTATTTCATAAGGGTGCTACTGGGCCCCACGGTTCTCGATTCAATACTCGCGGGAGATTGTGTAAGCCTTGACGTCGCCTTGATTGCACTCCTCGTATCGGTGTACTACGAAAACAACCTGCTCGCGGGGGGAGCCTTCTTCCTTGTTCTCTGGGCGTTCGTGCTCGACGTGTTCGCGTCAAAGTACCTCGTTAAAGGGGAGGTGGGGGTATGA
- the mnhG gene encoding monovalent cation/H(+) antiporter subunit G produces MILSFIGVVLLIVGAVCDIFGAIGMHRFGNFYLRLHAATVGTVGGKFYPFIGAGLIALDRGLLSVAGVAFLSAFTLLITTSVGNHALAYAAERAGVVKIEHNELGGDWDD; encoded by the coding sequence ATGATACTCTCGTTCATCGGGGTTGTACTGCTCATCGTAGGGGCAGTCTGTGATATATTTGGGGCCATCGGGATGCATCGCTTTGGAAACTTCTACCTAAGGCTCCATGCTGCAACCGTTGGTACGGTGGGAGGAAAGTTCTACCCCTTCATCGGGGCGGGCCTCATTGCTCTCGACAGGGGACTGCTCTCCGTGGCGGGGGTGGCTTTCCTGAGTGCATTCACCCTGTTGATAACGACATCTGTTGGGAACCATGCGCTTGCCTACGCCGCTGAGAGGGCAGGGGTGGTGAAGATTGAGCACAACGAGCTTGGAGGGGATTGGGATGATTGA
- a CDS encoding hydrogenase subunit MbhD domain-containing protein, translating into MIELAALALLGCLGLAYLVVTERDLLRAILYTGLFGGLVILAAYTLMAPDIVLAYVAISVALSTGLMVFLVSKTTREEVV; encoded by the coding sequence ATGATTGAGCTTGCGGCCCTTGCCCTGCTCGGTTGCCTTGGGCTCGCATACCTTGTGGTCACGGAGAGGGATCTGCTGAGGGCCATCCTCTACACCGGGCTCTTTGGTGGTCTCGTAATCCTCGCAGCGTACACCCTCATGGCACCTGACATAGTACTCGCCTACGTTGCCATTTCCGTCGCTCTATCCACGGGCCTGATGGTGTTTCTCGTTAGCAAAACAACTCGGGAAGAGGTGGTGTGA
- a CDS encoding sodium:proton antiporter — MSLAASLVITATVATMLIALYGVAVRPNLVKKVLCLSLFSDMVNVLVIFLGYRDVKNPLPPVLTEYSSEGVTKLVERGVDPFPQALTITAIVIGLAVTVLMAYGVIHIQRKYGTVDVRKLAGWEE, encoded by the coding sequence ATGAGCCTCGCAGCGTCTCTGGTGATAACGGCAACGGTAGCCACCATGCTAATAGCGCTCTACGGAGTGGCTGTTAGGCCAAACCTCGTTAAGAAGGTGCTCTGCCTGTCCCTGTTCTCAGATATGGTGAACGTCCTTGTCATATTCCTCGGTTACAGGGACGTCAAAAACCCCCTTCCTCCGGTTTTAACTGAGTACTCGAGTGAAGGTGTGACGAAGCTCGTGGAGAGAGGCGTTGATCCGTTCCCTCAGGCGCTGACGATAACTGCGATAGTTATCGGCCTTGCGGTTACCGTCCTCATGGCCTATGGTGTGATACACATCCAGAGGAAATACGGGACGGTTGATGTCCGGAAGCTTGCGGGGTGGGAGGAATGA
- a CDS encoding Na+/H+ antiporter subunit E translates to MRSVPVMIAAFVTYIIITGSITAYDIITGAITAFAAGLLFGKHLVSNPSKALNPARWARFALYFLKYITVIEAKAHADVIRRILSGDVRPGIVKVPLNLGDEYARFLVAASITNTPGTVTVHMDDHCVYVNWISVSTSDLEKRREEILEEFEENAKKIFEGEEHESINTARDSNGLRLHTPHTLHHN, encoded by the coding sequence ATGAGGTCTGTCCCTGTGATGATTGCGGCGTTCGTAACCTACATCATCATAACTGGCTCGATAACAGCTTACGACATAATCACCGGTGCGATAACTGCCTTTGCGGCAGGACTGCTCTTCGGGAAGCACCTCGTTAGTAACCCCAGCAAGGCCCTGAATCCGGCGAGATGGGCGCGCTTTGCACTCTACTTTCTCAAGTACATCACGGTAATCGAGGCGAAGGCCCACGCCGACGTCATCAGGAGGATACTTAGTGGGGATGTCAGGCCGGGTATCGTTAAAGTGCCCCTGAACCTGGGAGACGAATACGCCCGTTTCCTCGTTGCCGCTTCAATAACCAATACTCCCGGAACCGTGACAGTCCACATGGACGATCATTGTGTGTACGTGAACTGGATAAGCGTCTCCACATCGGACCTTGAAAAACGCAGGGAGGAAATCCTCGAAGAGTTCGAGGAAAACGCGAAGAAAATCTTCGAGGGGGAGGAGCATGAATCCATTAATACTGCCCGCGATTCCAATGGCCTTCGCCTTCATACTCCCCATACTCTCCACCATAATTAA
- a CDS encoding proton-conducting transporter transmembrane domain-containing protein — MNPLILPAIPMAFAFILPILSTIIKSRRFTFGYALLITGTTLVMGVELFRDVYSSELPLTYSFGGWKVPVGVIYEVDRFGAVMVLVTASLMFLTAVYSVRYLGREDGVEWFYTLYLGLEAGLLGIFMTGDAFNLFVMLEVTAIASYGLVMFYTEDGYPAYSGLRYAIISSIGTTLYFLALVLIYRGLGTVNFADISAKLQGIGFPISTPLNSTVPILAISMALITWAFTIKAAIMPNHFWLPGAHSAAPSPVSAVLSGLVVNAGIYGFMRFLSLTYVPEVSHIGDIMCTLLLILGAVSALLSSIAMTVQDDVKRIVAYSTILNMGYLAMAVGVNSEAGTAGAVFHMINHAIAKALLFLAVGVFIHTAGSRKLNELKGLGKSMPFTTVSLAIATMSLVGLPPTNVFFSKLLLYRAYVEKSPVLVAVLLLSSLFALVSYMRMLYWLWIKKPDGDGEVHESRSMVAVLVTLALACLVLGVLSPILVDRVVNPAVAQLKDVEGYIRAALIAGVK, encoded by the coding sequence ATGAATCCATTAATACTGCCCGCGATTCCAATGGCCTTCGCCTTCATACTCCCCATACTCTCCACCATAATTAAGAGTAGGCGCTTTACCTTTGGCTACGCCCTACTCATTACTGGAACAACGCTCGTGATGGGGGTTGAGCTCTTCAGGGATGTCTATTCCTCTGAGCTCCCGTTAACCTATTCCTTCGGCGGCTGGAAGGTGCCGGTCGGCGTAATCTATGAGGTGGACAGGTTCGGGGCGGTTATGGTGCTCGTAACGGCCTCACTGATGTTCCTCACGGCGGTCTACTCGGTCCGCTACCTGGGTCGTGAGGACGGTGTGGAGTGGTTCTACACCCTTTACCTTGGCCTTGAGGCGGGTCTCCTCGGCATATTCATGACGGGGGACGCGTTCAATCTGTTCGTGATGCTCGAAGTGACGGCGATAGCATCATACGGCCTCGTGATGTTCTACACGGAGGACGGCTATCCCGCTTACTCTGGCCTCAGGTACGCGATAATAAGCTCCATAGGAACGACTCTCTACTTCCTTGCCCTAGTGCTGATCTACCGGGGGCTTGGCACAGTGAACTTTGCAGACATCTCTGCGAAGTTACAAGGAATTGGATTCCCAATATCAACACCCTTGAACAGCACTGTTCCCATCCTCGCCATTTCAATGGCGCTGATAACGTGGGCTTTCACGATAAAGGCCGCGATAATGCCGAACCATTTCTGGCTTCCAGGGGCCCATTCCGCGGCTCCAAGTCCGGTCTCAGCCGTACTGTCTGGCCTGGTGGTCAACGCTGGAATTTATGGATTTATGAGATTCCTCAGCCTGACTTATGTCCCGGAAGTTTCTCATATTGGCGATATCATGTGCACGCTACTCCTCATTCTCGGGGCGGTCTCTGCCCTTTTATCATCCATCGCAATGACCGTTCAGGACGATGTCAAGAGAATAGTAGCCTACTCAACAATACTCAACATGGGCTACCTGGCGATGGCCGTGGGAGTGAACAGCGAGGCCGGAACCGCCGGCGCAGTGTTTCACATGATAAACCACGCGATAGCGAAAGCTCTCCTCTTCCTCGCGGTAGGGGTCTTCATCCATACGGCGGGAAGCAGGAAGCTGAATGAGCTAAAGGGGCTTGGAAAAAGTATGCCCTTCACTACGGTGAGCCTGGCGATAGCCACGATGAGCCTTGTGGGATTGCCCCCTACAAACGTTTTCTTCAGCAAACTTTTGCTTTACAGGGCCTACGTAGAGAAAAGCCCTGTTCTCGTTGCAGTACTTCTGTTATCAAGTCTATTTGCTCTGGTGAGCTATATGAGGATGCTTTACTGGCTATGGATCAAAAAGCCGGATGGGGATGGGGAGGTCCATGAATCACGTTCGATGGTGGCGGTACTTGTGACGCTCGCCCTTGCGTGCCTGGTTCTCGGGGTACTCTCTCCAATTCTGGTCGATAGAGTTGTGAACCCTGCCGTGGCCCAGCTGAAGGACGTGGAGGGTTACATACGGGCTGCGCTCATCGCGGGGGTGAAGTAG
- a CDS encoding FAD-dependent oxidoreductase, with protein sequence MSGMRFAFLCKSRPEPSGKKVAIVGAGPAGLSAAGYLVCQGHEVHVYDKLPEPGGLMLFGIPEFRIPIYRVREGCGELKDIFEVKFFPRTKVVCGECGHEAGDEFVEKTVHIAELKENYDAVLIATGAWEPWTPELEGAELQGVYPALEYLFRIKSAKLGHMEWTDIIHPESKKILVVGAGHTAVDAALESVLLGADEVYLSYRRSIKEAPAGPYEIHQLIQRGVKWLEKTMPVRIIGDGKVRAVEMVRMELGEPDASGRRRPVPVEGSEFRLEVDYVIFAVGQTPTPPAGEGVEIARDKKGRVVVDGRHMTSVEGIFAAGDVVTGPSKVGQAVKDGLYAARSMHMWMMGGE encoded by the coding sequence ATGAGCGGAATGCGGTTTGCATTTCTGTGCAAGTCCCGGCCAGAGCCTAGCGGAAAGAAGGTGGCCATAGTGGGGGCCGGTCCTGCCGGCTTAAGCGCTGCAGGTTACCTCGTCTGCCAGGGACACGAGGTGCACGTCTACGACAAGCTCCCCGAGCCGGGGGGTTTGATGCTCTTTGGAATTCCCGAGTTCAGGATTCCGATATACCGCGTTAGAGAGGGCTGTGGTGAGCTCAAGGATATCTTTGAGGTCAAGTTTTTCCCCAGGACCAAGGTGGTCTGCGGCGAGTGTGGACATGAGGCAGGAGACGAGTTCGTTGAGAAGACTGTGCACATAGCGGAGCTTAAGGAGAATTACGACGCGGTGCTGATAGCCACGGGGGCATGGGAGCCATGGACACCTGAACTTGAGGGCGCCGAACTTCAAGGGGTGTATCCCGCGCTGGAATACCTGTTCAGAATAAAGAGCGCTAAGCTCGGACACATGGAGTGGACGGACATAATACATCCTGAGAGCAAGAAAATCCTCGTTGTTGGTGCGGGACACACGGCGGTGGACGCGGCCCTTGAGAGCGTTCTCCTTGGGGCTGATGAGGTATACCTCAGCTATCGGAGAAGCATAAAGGAAGCCCCCGCCGGCCCGTATGAGATACATCAGCTCATCCAGAGGGGGGTTAAGTGGCTCGAAAAAACCATGCCCGTCAGAATCATAGGAGATGGAAAAGTAAGGGCCGTCGAGATGGTCAGGATGGAGCTTGGTGAGCCCGATGCGAGCGGGAGAAGGAGGCCAGTACCTGTTGAGGGCTCGGAGTTCAGGTTGGAGGTTGACTACGTCATATTTGCCGTGGGACAGACCCCCACACCGCCTGCCGGAGAGGGCGTGGAGATAGCCAGGGACAAAAAGGGCAGAGTGGTCGTGGATGGGAGACACATGACGAGCGTGGAGGGCATATTTGCCGCGGGAGACGTCGTCACGGGCCCGTCGAAAGTAGGACAGGCTGTTAAAGATGGTCTCTACGCCGCGAGAAGCATGCACATGTGGATGATGGGAGGTGAGTGA
- a CDS encoding 4Fe-4S dicluster domain-containing protein has translation MAKKILHVDYSLCIGCETCQGVCDFIHDGKPNIRIYYTVSGLPVPINCRHCERAPCLEICPVGAIYKDHEGAVIIDPGKCIGCLMCLAVCPFGVPSFNVRIRVVTKCDMCAARRAEGMEPACGEMCPAEAIFFGESEEIEDRIMRRTAEKIARERISSMNLEGVGRML, from the coding sequence GTGGCAAAGAAGATACTCCACGTTGATTACAGCCTCTGCATTGGCTGTGAAACCTGCCAGGGGGTGTGTGATTTTATCCACGATGGAAAGCCCAACATAAGGATATACTACACTGTTTCGGGCCTTCCGGTGCCGATAAACTGCCGCCACTGTGAGAGGGCCCCTTGCCTTGAGATATGTCCCGTTGGAGCGATATATAAGGACCACGAGGGGGCGGTGATAATAGACCCCGGGAAGTGCATAGGCTGCCTGATGTGCCTTGCCGTCTGCCCGTTTGGAGTTCCGAGCTTCAACGTCAGAATCCGTGTGGTGACCAAGTGCGACATGTGCGCCGCGAGGAGGGCCGAGGGCATGGAGCCAGCGTGTGGGGAAATGTGTCCCGCCGAGGCAATATTCTTCGGCGAATCTGAGGAGATTGAGGACAGAATAATGAGAAGAACCGCGGAGAAGATAGCAAGAGAAAGGATATCCTCCATGAATTTGGAGGGGGTGGGGAGAATGCTTTAG
- a CDS encoding iron-containing alcohol dehydrogenase: MVWESHVSINQVFEMRCKTTNYFGLCAIHKFNDIVRELKGKGVDKVILVTGKSSYKKCGAWDVVRPALEENGVEYVHYDKVGANPTVDMIDEAAEMGREFGAQAVIGIGGGSPIDSAKSVAILLEYPDKTARDLYEFRFTPVKAKPIIAINTTHGTGTEVDRFAVASIPEKEYKPAIAYDCIYPLYAIDDPALTTKLPPEQTLYVTIDALNHITEAATTKVANPYSILLAKEAARLIFNYLPEALNHPDNLQARYALLYASAIAGISFDNGLLHFTHALEHPLSAVKPDLPHGLGLAMLLPAVIRHIYPATAKVLAEVYRPLVPEAKGVPGEVELVARRVEEWLFSIGITEKLADVGFTEADVDRLTQLAMTTPSLDLLLSMAPLEATRERIASIYRDSLYPIGRG, from the coding sequence ATGGTGTGGGAATCCCACGTTTCGATAAACCAAGTCTTCGAGATGAGGTGCAAAACAACCAACTACTTTGGTCTATGCGCCATACACAAATTTAACGATATTGTCCGGGAGCTTAAGGGGAAGGGCGTGGACAAGGTTATCCTCGTTACTGGAAAGAGTTCCTATAAGAAGTGCGGCGCATGGGACGTTGTCAGGCCTGCCCTCGAGGAAAATGGCGTTGAGTATGTTCATTACGACAAGGTGGGGGCCAACCCAACGGTTGACATGATCGACGAGGCGGCTGAGATGGGAAGAGAGTTTGGGGCTCAGGCTGTCATAGGCATAGGTGGCGGCAGCCCTATCGATAGTGCCAAGAGCGTTGCGATTCTGCTGGAGTACCCAGACAAGACCGCCAGAGACCTCTACGAGTTCAGGTTTACCCCGGTAAAGGCCAAGCCAATAATAGCGATAAACACAACCCATGGAACCGGAACCGAGGTTGACAGGTTCGCAGTGGCTTCGATTCCTGAGAAGGAGTACAAACCGGCCATAGCTTACGACTGCATCTACCCCCTTTACGCAATCGATGACCCAGCACTAACAACAAAGCTTCCTCCGGAGCAGACCCTGTACGTGACCATCGATGCACTCAATCACATCACCGAAGCTGCCACAACCAAGGTAGCCAATCCATATTCAATACTTCTCGCCAAAGAGGCTGCGAGGCTGATATTTAACTATCTCCCAGAGGCTCTCAATCATCCGGACAACCTGCAGGCAAGGTATGCCCTGCTCTACGCCTCTGCCATAGCTGGAATAAGCTTCGACAATGGTCTGCTTCACTTTACGCACGCCCTTGAGCACCCATTGAGCGCAGTCAAGCCGGACCTGCCCCACGGCCTTGGCCTTGCAATGCTCCTTCCAGCGGTAATCCGGCACATCTACCCTGCCACCGCGAAGGTACTTGCCGAGGTGTACAGGCCGCTCGTCCCCGAGGCCAAGGGTGTCCCGGGAGAGGTGGAACTCGTCGCCAGGAGGGTGGAGGAGTGGCTCTTCAGCATCGGCATCACTGAAAAGCTCGCGGATGTCGGGTTCACTGAGGCGGATGTTGACAGGCTAACACAGCTGGCCATGACGACCCCGAGCCTTGACCTGCTCCTTTCCATGGCTCCATTGGAGGCTACCCGGGAGAGAATAGCGTCTATATACCGTGATTCACTTTACCCTATCGGCAGAGGATAA
- a CDS encoding nickel-dependent hydrogenase large subunit, whose amino-acid sequence MRRKSGEIILGGIELGKVCRVSGDAKLVMYEEGGEVQDALFISTAPVRGFEKMVIGKSPFFVVEAVMRICGLCHASHGIAAAEAIENAIGVKPPKNGVLLREALGLINRIQSHLLEFLMVVPDLVVPEEREKLILRLIDFHTKIGDFLLKLGGP is encoded by the coding sequence TTGAGAAGAAAATCGGGGGAGATCATTTTGGGGGGAATTGAACTCGGCAAAGTCTGTCGAGTATCTGGGGATGCAAAACTTGTAATGTACGAGGAGGGGGGAGAAGTCCAGGACGCCCTTTTCATATCCACCGCCCCAGTCAGGGGATTTGAAAAAATGGTCATCGGGAAGAGCCCATTCTTCGTTGTGGAGGCTGTCATGAGAATATGCGGCCTATGCCACGCCTCCCATGGCATAGCTGCAGCGGAGGCCATAGAAAATGCAATTGGAGTAAAGCCTCCTAAAAATGGAGTGCTCCTGAGGGAGGCACTTGGGCTCATCAACAGGATTCAGAGTCATCTACTCGAATTCCTCATGGTGGTCCCTGACTTGGTAGTGCCTGAAGAGCGGGAGAAGTTAATCCTCAGGCTGATTGATTTCCACACAAAAATCGGCGACTTTCTGCTAAAACTCGGGGGGCCATGA